TGGTTTTACTGGCACTTATAAAGGTAAAAAAGTGTCTGTCATGGGCCATGGGATGGGCATTCCATCTTGCAGCATCTATGTCCATGAGTTGATTGCAGAATATGGCGTGAAGAACATTATTCGTATCGGTAGCTGTGGCGCAGTGCGTGACGATGTGAAACTGATGGACGTAGTGATCGGCATGGGTGCATCGACCGACTCTAAAGTAAACCGCATCCGCTTCAGCGGCCATGATTTTGCTGCGATCGCGGATTACGATCTGCTGGAAACTGCCGTGAATCAAGCGCGTGCTCAACAAGTACCAGTGAAAGTGGGTAACGTTTTCTCTGCGGATCTGTTCTACACCCCTGAGCCAGAAATCTTCGAAAAAATGAAGAAACTGGGCATTTTAGGTGTGGATATGGAAGCAGCAGGTATCTATGGTGTAGCCGCTGACCTTGGCGCTCGTGCTCTGACGATTTTGACTGTTTCTGACCACATTCTGCGTGGTGAAAAACTCAGCTCTGAAGATCGTCAAAAATCATTTAATGACATGATGAAAGTCGCACTTGAAACCGCAATCAACATCTAATTTATCTTGTCATCACCGTCAGGCCAAAAGGTCTGACGGTCAGAAATACCCCGAGGGGGAGATCGTGCCTAACGACCAACTACCACCGGACGCAGAAGGTTTACAACTCAACTTTTGTAAAACATTGGCGTGTGACAACTTTGGATTGAGTGAAGCAAAACATTACGTTTTGCAGCGCGCAAACCCGAAACGGCCAGCGATGGTTTGTCGTGAATGTGGAGCTTTCCCCCCCTTACTTAACAATCGCGAAGTGGTGAATGAACTGCACCGCTTACGTCAATTGCACAGTGAAGGCCTCCCCGCTTGCCATAATCCGGCTTGCACGAATGCGGGGTTATCTGTGCACACTCACAAGCAGCTGTACCATGCCTTTGGTTATAGTGGTGATCGTCAGCGTTATCGCTGCAAAGCCTGCCACGCGACTTTTGTTGATAAATGGTCGGGCGCAAACCATAAACTCAACTTCCAAGAATCACTGCTCGGGCTACTGTTTACCGGCTATTCAGTGCGTGAAATCTGCCGTAAATTGGCGATAAATCCTAAGACGTTTTACGATCATCTTGACCATATTGCCAGCCGTTGCCGACGCAAATTAGCGATGATCGATGCGCGTTGGATCAACCATGCTAAAGCGTATCACTTCGCCTCTCACTACCAACCTTTACAGGCGCACAGCCAAAATGGTGTGTATTGGATAGCCACGGGCGATGCCCAAACAGGATACATTCTCTGCCAACATCTAAACTACTCCGCCAAAGAAGAACCCATTGGTAGCCTAGACCACAACCCCTACCAAACGCCTGCGCGTTTTGTACCTCGAGCATATCAGGCAGAAACCCAAGCCTCGCCCCCCCAAAATGCCACACTACTTCGAGAACGGATTGATAACCGCTACCAGTTAATTCTGGCTCGAGCCAATGTGGAGGATCCGATGGGCAACATGGCTCAGTTCCACTACCCCTCTAAAGGGGCAGTGATTCGACCACCTTACACCTCGTATGCTCACTATTTACATGTGTTGGATATGTGCGATCCGGAGAAACGTGTTTCGATTTACATGCCGCAGGATCCTCTGCTGCGTTCAGCGGCATTGAGTGTCAGCCTATCTCGAATTCAACGTCAAAACGTTGACCTTATGTACGTGGAAGAAGACCCCGATTGGCAAGCGCATACCTCATTGGATAAAACAGATATTGTTCATATGGGATGGTGGCGTGACCGTTGGGCTATCGCTCATTCAGGGACCAAAGCGAAAGGCATCTGTTACCTCGCTGGCAGTAATCCAGAACCGCAGCATTGGCTGCAGCATGCTTCCATCAAACAAATCGAGTTTTATCAAAATCGATTCCAGCTGCTGTTTGAATCTTTCATTAATGAACCACGTCGCAAGCTACGCCCTGGCGGCATCCAACCGTTATTGGATATCTTCCGAGCATGGCATAATTTATGCTATCAAGATAAGCATGGATTCACTGCGGCACAAAACTTAGGTTTATCTCAGCATCCCCTAACATTAAAGGAACTTTTGTCCTAAATTGCTTAGAAAGGAAGAGTGTGAGATAACACCAATTATTGTCGAATGACATGATAAAAGTGTCCGTAATTTCACATGAATTCGTGTTTAATGGCGTCTTGCCTCTATAATGGCAAGCCATGACGAGCATTAAATCGCCCAAGGACGACACCATTTTGGACAAAAGCCAATATCTTCTTGAACTGGAAATCGAACAGCTGAGATCGCGTATCGAATCTGAGCCTGAGAAGGTATTAGTTCAAGCAGAACTGTGTTTAATCCGAGCTCGGCAGATTCATTTCACTTCAGCCATGATTGAAGCGCTGATCATCATGTCGCGCTGCTACTGGTGCAAAATGGATTATCGTACTGGGCTGAAATACATCAAAGAAGCTTTTCAAAACCAAAGCAACCTCGATACTGATCATTTTCTGCCAGAGATCCTTCATATCCATGCCTTACACTACTGGGGACAAGCGAAGTATTACACCGCTCAGCAGTTTTGGATTAATGCCTTAGAACAGTCGGCTCTCGTTGATCAACCAGAAACTGAGATCGAATGCC
This genomic window from Vibrio mimicus contains:
- a CDS encoding lactate dehydrogenase — protein: MPNDQLPPDAEGLQLNFCKTLACDNFGLSEAKHYVLQRANPKRPAMVCRECGAFPPLLNNREVVNELHRLRQLHSEGLPACHNPACTNAGLSVHTHKQLYHAFGYSGDRQRYRCKACHATFVDKWSGANHKLNFQESLLGLLFTGYSVREICRKLAINPKTFYDHLDHIASRCRRKLAMIDARWINHAKAYHFASHYQPLQAHSQNGVYWIATGDAQTGYILCQHLNYSAKEEPIGSLDHNPYQTPARFVPRAYQAETQASPPQNATLLRERIDNRYQLILARANVEDPMGNMAQFHYPSKGAVIRPPYTSYAHYLHVLDMCDPEKRVSIYMPQDPLLRSAALSVSLSRIQRQNVDLMYVEEDPDWQAHTSLDKTDIVHMGWWRDRWAIAHSGTKAKGICYLAGSNPEPQHWLQHASIKQIEFYQNRFQLLFESFINEPRRKLRPGGIQPLLDIFRAWHNLCYQDKHGFTAAQNLGLSQHPLTLKELLS
- the deoD gene encoding purine-nucleoside phosphorylase, with amino-acid sequence MATPHINAQAGDFAETVLMPGDPLRAKYIAETFLEDVKQVCDVRSMFGFTGTYKGKKVSVMGHGMGIPSCSIYVHELIAEYGVKNIIRIGSCGAVRDDVKLMDVVIGMGASTDSKVNRIRFSGHDFAAIADYDLLETAVNQARAQQVPVKVGNVFSADLFYTPEPEIFEKMKKLGILGVDMEAAGIYGVAADLGARALTILTVSDHILRGEKLSSEDRQKSFNDMMKVALETAINI